In a genomic window of Mycolicibacillus parakoreensis:
- the prpB gene encoding methylisocitrate lyase yields MSGLLGSTRSAAEKRAALREGLNSGRLQRLPGAFSPLVAKMVAEIGFDGVYVSGAALSADLALPDIGLTTLTEVAARGSQIAGATELPTLIDADTGFGEPMNAARTITMLEDAGLAGCHLEDQVNPKRCGHLDGKAVVGVDEMVKRVRAAVSARRDPDFVICARTDAAGTEGLSAAIERARAYADAGADLIFTEALAGPDEFERFRAAVDIPLLANMTEFGKTALLTVDQLGELGYNAVIYPVTTLRLAMFAVEAGLREIDAAGTQSGLLDRMQHRSRLYELLRYDEYNQFDDAIFNFTVGEGDQ; encoded by the coding sequence ATGAGCGGACTGCTGGGGTCGACGCGCAGCGCGGCGGAGAAGCGGGCGGCGCTACGTGAGGGGTTGAACTCCGGTCGGCTCCAACGCCTGCCGGGTGCCTTCTCTCCGCTGGTGGCCAAAATGGTCGCCGAGATCGGATTCGACGGCGTCTACGTCTCCGGTGCGGCGCTCTCGGCGGATCTGGCGCTGCCCGACATCGGATTGACCACCTTGACCGAGGTCGCCGCACGCGGCAGTCAGATCGCGGGCGCCACCGAGTTGCCCACCCTGATCGACGCCGACACCGGCTTCGGCGAGCCGATGAACGCCGCGCGCACGATCACGATGCTCGAGGACGCCGGTCTCGCCGGCTGTCACCTCGAAGACCAGGTGAACCCGAAACGCTGCGGGCACCTCGACGGCAAGGCGGTGGTGGGTGTCGACGAGATGGTCAAGCGGGTGCGCGCGGCGGTATCGGCCCGGCGCGACCCCGACTTCGTCATCTGTGCCCGCACCGACGCGGCCGGCACCGAGGGCCTGTCCGCGGCGATCGAGCGGGCCCGCGCCTACGCCGACGCCGGCGCCGACCTGATCTTCACCGAGGCCCTGGCGGGACCCGACGAGTTCGAGCGGTTCCGTGCCGCCGTCGATATCCCGTTGCTGGCCAACATGACCGAGTTCGGCAAAACCGCGCTGCTGACCGTCGACCAACTCGGTGAGCTCGGCTACAACGCGGTCATCTACCCGGTGACCACCCTGCGGCTGGCGATGTTCGCGGTGGAGGCCGGTCTGCGGGAGATCGACGCGGCCGGAACCCAGAGCGGGTTGCTGGACCGCATGCAGCACCGCAGCCGGCTCTATGAGCTGCTGCGCTACGACGAGTACAACCAATTCGACGACGCGATCTTCAACTTCACGGTGGGCGAAGGGGACCAATGA